A window of Rhododendron vialii isolate Sample 1 chromosome 13a, ASM3025357v1 contains these coding sequences:
- the LOC131313294 gene encoding glutamate receptor 2.8-like: MVVPVKPSPKAWMFLEPFTLGMWLAAASVLVYTMFIVWFVEHRSNPDFSGPWNDQLGNALWFTFSSLFLAHREKIQSNYARIVVVVWLFLALVLTQSYTANLTSMLTISRLRPKLLSHSNVGCDENSFMKKYVEGVLNYKNVSLISDEDAYLRAFETGSISAAFLEIPYAKDFVNRNCRKFNIIGTTYRFGGFGFIFQKGCGLAADVSKAILQLSENGTLKMLEEKWLTPDKECLKSETMTENIDSLSLQSFWGLFLFSAATSSVCFLLFLGHLVRDYLRHQSSQVADVNASNESVSIKTVRVARYLMNAEIGSPWRSPSSDRAVPETDMC, from the exons ATGGTAGTTCCGGTGAAGCCCAGTCCGAAGGCATGGATGTTTCTGGAGCCTTTCACTCTGGGAATGTGGTTAGCTGCCGCCTCTGTTTTGGTCTACACCATGTTCATAGTTTGGTTCGTGGAACATCGGTCCAATCCAGATTTCAGTGGCCCGTGGAATGACCAACTCGGAAATGCTCTCTGGTTCACCTTCTCTTCACTTTTCCTGGCTCACA GAGAGAAGATTCAAAGCAACTATGCCCGGATTGTGGTAGTGGTGTGGCTTTTTCTAGCGTTGGTGTTAACGCAAAGCTACACCGCCAACCTCACGTCAATGCTCACGATCTCACGACTCCGACCGAAACTACTGTCCCATTCAAATGTCGGGTGTGATGAAAATTCATTCATGAAGAAATACGTTGAAGGAGTGCTTAACTACAAGAATGTAAGTCTCATCAGTGACGAAGATGCGTATCTCAGGGCATTTGAGACGGGCAGTATCTCAGCAGCGTTCCTCGAGATCCCTTATGCCAAAGATTTTGTCAATAGAAATTGCAGGAAATTTAACATCATTGGAACCACATATAGATTTGGAGGATTTGGCTTT ATATTCCAAAAAGGTTGTGGATTAGCTGCTGATGTCTCGAAAGCCATTCTCCAACTCTCAGAGAACGGGACTCTTAAAATGCTAGAAGAGAAATGGTTAACTCCCGACAAAGAGTGTTTAAAATCTGAAACTATGACGGAGAACATTGATAGCTTGAGCCTCCAAAGCTTTTGGGGCCTGTTCCTCTTCTCAGCTGCCACTTCCTCTGTTTGTTTTCTTCTATTCCTTGGGCACTTAGTCAGGGACTACCTCCGTCATCAGTCATCTCAAGTGGCTGACGTGAATGCAAGTAATGAGAGCGTTTCGATCAAGACGGTTAGAGTTGCACGGTACTTGATGAATGCAGAGATTGGAAGCCCATGGAGATCTCCATCCTCCGATCGGGCAGTGCCTGAAACTGACATGTGCTAa